In the genome of Besnoitia besnoiti strain Bb-Ger1 chromosome Unknown contig00193, whole genome shotgun sequence, one region contains:
- a CDS encoding cytochrome b (encoded by transcript BESB_033310), with amino-acid sequence MSAHYSLVIEQDSFVPYLPYYLIGLIFLQTAFGLIELSHPDNSIPVNRFVTPLHIVPEWYFLAYYAVLKVIPSKTGGLLVFMSSLINLALLSEIRALNTRMLIRQHFMTRNVVSGWVIIWVYSMIFLIIIGSAIPQATYILYGRLATIVYLTTGLVLCLY; translated from the exons atgtcggctcattactcccttgttattgaacaagattca tttgttccctatctaccatattatctaattggtttaattttcttacaaacggcttttggtttgattgaattatcgcacccagataactccataccagtgaaccggtttgtaactccgcttcatatcgtacctgaatggtactttttagcatattatgcggtgttaaaagtaatcccatccaaaaccggtggtttgttagtatttatgtcctctctcattaacttagctcttttatctgaaattcgagctttgaatactcgaatgttgatacgacaacattttatgactcgaaatgtagtcagtggatgggtaattatttgggtatacagtatgatcttcttgattattattggtagtgctattccacaagcgacttatatcttatatggtagattagctactatcgtatatcttactaccggattggttctatgcttatactaa
- a CDS encoding cytochrome c oxidase subunit iii subfamily protein (encoded by transcript BESB_033320) has product MTIMLSALSIVVSSVYLKNQHLYTSCTNIMTFTLVVAFLMLVCTEYLGLSLYINDNAFGNGLFILTGIHFSHVIVGAILVFFTQSIYSSLVTYMPTSSIMLSKSKGMLCKIFTEPFTILYLHFVETMWILIHITFYL; this is encoded by the coding sequence atgaccatcatgttaagtgcattaagtatagtggtatccagcgtatatttgaaaaaccaacatttgtatacaagctgtacgaatatcatgacattcactttggtagtcgccttcttaatgttagtctgtacggaatacttaggactatctctttatattaatgataatgcatttggtaatggacttttcatcttaactggtatacattttagccatgttattgttggagctatccttgtattcttcactcaaagtatctatagttctttagttacttacatgcctacaagctctataatgctaagcaaatctaaaggtatgttatgcaagatctttacagaaccattcactattttatatctacactttgtagaaaccatgtggatattaatccacattacattctatctctaa